Proteins found in one Quercus robur chromosome 2, dhQueRobu3.1, whole genome shotgun sequence genomic segment:
- the LOC126715887 gene encoding uncharacterized protein LOC126715887 isoform X2, producing MDHLDAWPGLDDPLYLETSDNLWPLLGESSISKPSEIADNINDVLDPSVFLAQEHSALVESRNNIDEGLQENGLSFHKDDNLSTILDASNDPWPFPEESNVYHDTNCALDSSMLLDQELPVLLVDSSTEKVMSGKGLNSKRTRERNHGINRIQPRKKVVEPNAEEGSASQKQDHNAKERVRRKNLNSSYLALGSLLPDSRRSKRWSAPVIMDRILDYVPELENEIKKLTLRKKDMLSALENQQNLDQTLHIKVQAPTVSVHEVKEDQVIIQICLQKDREDVLSNLIRNLEAEDMCIKSASTFHISDDSSSYHLHVEMDGSSLGAECIAVLKEKVTSWLC from the exons ATGGATCACCTTGATGCATGGCCTGGACTTGATGACCCGCTCTACCTTGAAA CTTCTGATAATTTATGGCCACTTCTGGGAGAAAGCAGCATATCAAAGCCTAGTGAAATTGCAGATAACATTAATGATGTGTTGGATCCAAGCGTGTTCCTTGCTCAAGAACATTCAGCATTGGTGGAATCAAGAAATAATATTGATGAGGGGTTACAAGAAAATGGTCTCAGTTTCCACAAAGATGACAACTTGTCCACCATTCTTGATGCTTCAAATGATCCATGGCCATTTCCAGAAGAAAGTAATGTATATCATGACACTAATTGTGCACTGGATTCAAGCATGCTTCTTGATCAAGAACTTCCAGTACTGTTGGTTGATTCTAGTACTGAGAAAGTAATGTCTGGAAAAGGTCTCAACTCTAAGAGGACTAGGGAGAGAAACCATGGTATAAATCGCATACAACCTAGAAAAAAGGTGGTGGAACCTAATGCAGAAGAAGGGTCAGCTTCTCAGAAACAAGACCATAATGCTAAAGAGAGAGTACGGAGGAAAAATCTAAATTCTTCTTACCTTGCCCTTGGTTCATTGCTACCTGATTCTCGAAGATCAAAG AGATGGAGTGCGCCAGTCATAATGGATAGAATTCTTGACTACGTTCCAGAgctagaaaatgaaataaaaaagctAACTCTCAGGAAGAAGGATATGCTATCAGCACTTGAAAACCAGCAAAATCTCGATCAAACCCTACATATAAAAGTTCAAGCTCCCACAGTCTCTGTGCATGAAGTTAAAGAAGACCAAGTGATCATACAAATATGCTTgcaaaaagatagagaagatgTTCTTTCCAATTTGATAAGGAATCTAGAAGCAGAAGACATGTGCATTAAGAGTGCTTCAACTTTCCATATTTCTGATGATAGTTCCAGCTACCATTTACATGTTGAg
- the LOC126715887 gene encoding transcription factor bHLH160 isoform X1 yields MDHLDAWPGLDDPLYLETSDNLWPLLGESSISKPSEIADNINDVLDPSVFLAQEHSALVESRNNIDEGLQENGLSFHKDDNLSTILDASNDPWPFPEESNVYHDTNCALDSSMLLDQELPVLLVDSSTEKVMSGKGLNSKRTRERNHGINRIQPRKKVVEPNAEEGSASQKQDHNAKERVRRKNLNSSYLALGSLLPDSRRSKKRWSAPVIMDRILDYVPELENEIKKLTLRKKDMLSALENQQNLDQTLHIKVQAPTVSVHEVKEDQVIIQICLQKDREDVLSNLIRNLEAEDMCIKSASTFHISDDSSSYHLHVEMDGSSLGAECIAVLKEKVTSWLC; encoded by the exons ATGGATCACCTTGATGCATGGCCTGGACTTGATGACCCGCTCTACCTTGAAA CTTCTGATAATTTATGGCCACTTCTGGGAGAAAGCAGCATATCAAAGCCTAGTGAAATTGCAGATAACATTAATGATGTGTTGGATCCAAGCGTGTTCCTTGCTCAAGAACATTCAGCATTGGTGGAATCAAGAAATAATATTGATGAGGGGTTACAAGAAAATGGTCTCAGTTTCCACAAAGATGACAACTTGTCCACCATTCTTGATGCTTCAAATGATCCATGGCCATTTCCAGAAGAAAGTAATGTATATCATGACACTAATTGTGCACTGGATTCAAGCATGCTTCTTGATCAAGAACTTCCAGTACTGTTGGTTGATTCTAGTACTGAGAAAGTAATGTCTGGAAAAGGTCTCAACTCTAAGAGGACTAGGGAGAGAAACCATGGTATAAATCGCATACAACCTAGAAAAAAGGTGGTGGAACCTAATGCAGAAGAAGGGTCAGCTTCTCAGAAACAAGACCATAATGCTAAAGAGAGAGTACGGAGGAAAAATCTAAATTCTTCTTACCTTGCCCTTGGTTCATTGCTACCTGATTCTCGAAGATCAAAG AAGAGATGGAGTGCGCCAGTCATAATGGATAGAATTCTTGACTACGTTCCAGAgctagaaaatgaaataaaaaagctAACTCTCAGGAAGAAGGATATGCTATCAGCACTTGAAAACCAGCAAAATCTCGATCAAACCCTACATATAAAAGTTCAAGCTCCCACAGTCTCTGTGCATGAAGTTAAAGAAGACCAAGTGATCATACAAATATGCTTgcaaaaagatagagaagatgTTCTTTCCAATTTGATAAGGAATCTAGAAGCAGAAGACATGTGCATTAAGAGTGCTTCAACTTTCCATATTTCTGATGATAGTTCCAGCTACCATTTACATGTTGAg